A window of Nitrospira sp. genomic DNA:
TCATGCTCGCTCACACCACGGCCATGCTGGCCTTAGGAGTCACGCTGATCGGCCTCTCCGGCTGCGCCTCACATCCCTATGACCGTGGCGGCCATCCCTCCGGATATAACCGAGCCGACGTGGATCGGGATTATATGGAGTGTGAATACAAAGCCCGGCTGGCCAACGAACAACATTTTTACAGCCAGAGCTCTCCATTTCCCTTCGGCTCAGGCCCGCAGAGCCCCGCTGACCATGCGCGTGCGCTGCACGGCCTCTCGACGATCAACGCGATGCGCGATACATGCCTGGCAGCCAAGGGTTATCGAGTGGAGTAGCGTGAGACCTGCGACTTATTTCGAGCCATGCTCCATAGGCTCTGCGCCCATCCTGGCGCATTGACATCCCGCAGCGGCCTTCCTAAGATACCGCCTCCAACTGGTTCCGAGGCCATCATGACCACCACCCCGCTCCAGGATCTCGCCAAGTCTCTCCACAACTGCCAGCGCTGCAAACTGGCCAAGCTGGGCCGCAGCCAGGTCGTCTTCGGCGTGGGAAACCCGCATGCCAGCATCATGTTCGTGGGGGAAGCCCCGGGGGCCAATGAGGATTTGAAGGGCGAGCCGTTTGTCGGCGCGGCGGGGAGAATTCTCAACGACCTCCTGCAGTCGGCCAATCTCTCACGCGATGATATTTACATTGCCAATGTCATCAAGTGCCGGCCGCCTGAAAACCGTGACCCCGAACTCGATGAAGTGGAAATCTGCAAGCCGTTTCTCCTGCAGCAAATTCAGCTGATTCGCCCGAAATTGGTCTGCACGTTGGGGAACTGGGCGACGCAAACGCTGCTAGAACGGAAAGTCGGCATCACGAAGGTCAAGGCGCAGGCCTTCTACATGAAAGACTTTGTGCTGTTCCCGTTGCTCCACCCGGCGGCGGCACTGCATCAGGGTGGACTGCTCGACACGTTGAAAGCGGATTTCAAAAAGCTGAAGGAGTTTCTCGACCGGAACACGAAACCGGCCGAGCCCACATCCCCCGCGTCACCGACAGCGCTGACTCTACAGATCGATCCGCCGCACCCGACACAAATGGATCTCTTCTAGAGCGTTCCCCATCAGTTCACAGGTTGGCACTGCGGATACACCGACTACGCTTTAGAGGATTGCCCCTCTGTCGTGGCGGCAGACTCGGCATGCTCCGCCTTATCTGCTTCTTCTTCGGCAGGTTGCTCTTCTTCCGGCACATCGAACCATTGCACCAGCATCTCATCCCACCAGCCCTCGGTCACCTCGTCGCCGGGATCGGTGCCCAGGAACGCGACGTCCTCTTTCTTCACATCGGGACCGACGAGCTGAGGCTGGAACTTCGCGCGATCGATCACTTCTTTCGTCGCATATCCGCCGATGATCCAGGCATCCGGATCAGCACGGCGCGACTTGTACGCCTTGAGTCCGATTTTTAAATACATGAACAGCTGTTGTTGGATCGGATCGGCGACGCCGGACTGAGGCAAGCTCAAAATCTTCTCGATCTTCTTCCGCCAATGCCGATCGTCATAGCGTGACGTGATCAGCTGCAACATTTGCTTTCCCAATTCAGCATCAAGCGCCATCTGTTGTCCCTTCACACAAACCGTCGTTATCTTGTCTGCGCTGTCTTCTGACTTACCGACCGTACATGGCCGTGAATGAGGCTTTTGCCAGGGCATTTTGCTTCAGATAATAGCCGACCATCGCCCCCGAAGCCTCCAGCTTGAGCGGAAGCTGATCCACTTTCAACGCGTAGAGCGTGAAGATATAGCGATGCGGCTTATCGCCCTGTGGCGGGCACGGACCGCCATACCCGGGCTGGCCGAAATCCGTCATGCTTTGAATGCTGCCCTGAGGTGCCGACGAGCTGTCCAACTTGCCTGCCCCTGCCGGCAGCGAGGTCACCGTGGGGGCCATGTTGAAAATGACCCAATGCCACCAGCCGCTGCCGGTCGGTGCGTCAGGATCGTACACGGTCAACGCAAAGCTCTTGGTGTCCTTCGGGGCATGCTCCCACTGCAGAAGCGGGGAGACATTCTGCCCCGTGCAGCCAAACCCGTTGAACACATGGTCATTGCCGATCGTACTGTGATCCTTGATCGTCGGACTCGTCAGGGTAAACTCCGCGGCAACGGTCACACCGGGAAAAGTCAGTGCAGCCAGAATCATCAGACTCCAGACCAGAGATCGCATGGCCTGTCCCCTCCTCATCATCCTAATTCCCCGCCACCATCAACTCGCCCAACTTCAGGCTCGGGCTTGCAATCCGGCTACGAAACACCAGGTCGCTTCCGACCGTTTCAATGTCGGTGAACATCTGTTTCAAATTGCCGGCGATCGTAATCTCTTCGACGGGATACGCGAGCTCTCCGTTCTCGATCCAAAATCCGCAGGCCCCGCGGGAATAGTCCCCGGTCACCATGTTGATCCCGAATCCGATCAGCTCAGTCACGTACAGCCCCTCCTTAACCGACCCGATCATCTCCTGCAGTGTCTTCGTACCGGGAACCAGATAGAAATTCGTCGGTCCGACCGATGGACTCTCCCCCACACTCCGCGAGGCATTCCCGGTCGACGGCAGGCCCAACTTTTTGCCGGAATAGGAATCAAGCAGATAACTCTTCAGAACCCCCCGTTCGACGATCGTGTTCTTGCGTGTGGCCAACCCTTCGCCGTCAAATGGGCGGGAGCCCAACCCGCCTGCCATACGGCCGTCATCGTAGATCGTCAGATGCTCCGACGCGATCCGATTGCCGAGTTGATCGAGGAGGAATGAGGCTCGTTTGTAGAGCGAATAACCTGAAATTGCGCTACAAAGATTACCGAGGAGGCTTCCGGCGGCATCCTGATCGAAAATCACCGGCACCCGCTTCGTGGACACCTTGCGACCGCCAAGGCGGCGTAACGTCCGTCGCGCGGCTTCCTGGCCGATCGACTCGGGGGATGCCATCAGGCTGAACTTGCGCTGCACTTCATACCATGCATCCCGTTGCATTCCGCCGGTTGCGGCATCCGTGGCGATGGGAGAGACCGAAATAGAAAAGCTCGAGCTGCGGTACTCACCGACAAATCCATGGCTGTTGGCCAATACGACTCGGCCGGACGACGAGTCAAACTCGCCCCCCTCCGAATTCGTCATGCGCGGGTCCGCCGACAATGCCGCAGACTCCGCCCGCTTCGCCAAATCGATCTGCTGATCGGTCCCAAGCTTGGTGCTGTCATAGAGGTCCAGATCCGGCCAGTCGGTCGCCATCTGCGATTCCTCTGGCAACCCCGACACCTCATCCGGCACCACCGCCTTTGCCAGCGTGCAGGTCTCATCGACCAGGCGATGCAGTGAGTCGATCGAAAAATCCGAGGTCGAGGTCGTTGCGGACCGCTTCCCGACAAACACCCGCAACCCCAACCGCTTCTCGCGAGCCTTGCTCAAGCGATCCACCACGCCGACACGCACCTGGACGGAAAATGTTTCTCCGTCGGCAACCACGATATCGGCCTCCGTCGCGCCGCACTGTTTGGCCCGGGCGAGCACATCCGCGGCCAATTGCGCATACCCGTTGGGCTGTTGCGGCAAGGTATTCATATTATCGCTGCGTCCCGCCGACGGTGATTTCATCAATCTTTAAGGTCGGCAATCCCACTCCGACCGGCACGGACTGGCCGTCCTTGCCACAGGTACCGATTCCGTTATCCAGCTTCAGATCATGTCCCACCATCGAAACCTTCGTCAGAATCTCCGGACCGTTTCCGATCAATGTCGCTCCCTTGACCGGCTTCGTAATTTTTCCGTCCTCAATCAAATAGGCTTCACTCGCTGAGAACACAAACTTCCCGCTGGTGATATCCACCTGTCCCCCGCCGAAAGACACAGCGTACAGCCCGCGCTTGACCGACTTCAGGATATCGGCCGGATCTGATTCGCCGGCCAGCATAAACGTATTCGTCATGCGAGGAAGCACAATGCTTTGGTAGCTTTCTCGCCGGCCGTTGCCGGTCAACGGAATGCCCATCAGCCGCGCGTTGA
This region includes:
- a CDS encoding uracil-DNA glycosylase — translated: MTTTPLQDLAKSLHNCQRCKLAKLGRSQVVFGVGNPHASIMFVGEAPGANEDLKGEPFVGAAGRILNDLLQSANLSRDDIYIANVIKCRPPENRDPELDEVEICKPFLLQQIQLIRPKLVCTLGNWATQTLLERKVGITKVKAQAFYMKDFVLFPLLHPAAALHQGGLLDTLKADFKKLKEFLDRNTKPAEPTSPASPTALTLQIDPPHPTQMDLF
- a CDS encoding YbhB/YbcL family Raf kinase inhibitor-like protein; this translates as MRSLVWSLMILAALTFPGVTVAAEFTLTSPTIKDHSTIGNDHVFNGFGCTGQNVSPLLQWEHAPKDTKSFALTVYDPDAPTGSGWWHWVIFNMAPTVTSLPAGAGKLDSSSAPQGSIQSMTDFGQPGYGGPCPPQGDKPHRYIFTLYALKVDQLPLKLEASGAMVGYYLKQNALAKASFTAMYGR
- a CDS encoding metallopeptidase TldD-related protein; the protein is MNTLPQQPNGYAQLAADVLARAKQCGATEADIVVADGETFSVQVRVGVVDRLSKAREKRLGLRVFVGKRSATTSTSDFSIDSLHRLVDETCTLAKAVVPDEVSGLPEESQMATDWPDLDLYDSTKLGTDQQIDLAKRAESAALSADPRMTNSEGGEFDSSSGRVVLANSHGFVGEYRSSSFSISVSPIATDAATGGMQRDAWYEVQRKFSLMASPESIGQEAARRTLRRLGGRKVSTKRVPVIFDQDAAGSLLGNLCSAISGYSLYKRASFLLDQLGNRIASEHLTIYDDGRMAGGLGSRPFDGEGLATRKNTIVERGVLKSYLLDSYSGKKLGLPSTGNASRSVGESPSVGPTNFYLVPGTKTLQEMIGSVKEGLYVTELIGFGINMVTGDYSRGACGFWIENGELAYPVEEITIAGNLKQMFTDIETVGSDLVFRSRIASPSLKLGELMVAGN